One Pyrofollis japonicus DNA window includes the following coding sequences:
- a CDS encoding carbohydrate kinase family protein, with protein MNTYKHISIGNINLDIYVLVENIPGPDEDTTAKELYIGPGGAASNYAVTVARFGHVSFLVGHLGARGLGAYLLDSLRKSGIRTDYVVVHHDRDPGIVVILVAPGGERAMATMRGANTLLRGDEAEGAESDILHVASREPEIVARATATINARFVTYDPGGRVAKKYGPTLLEQIVDRVDLIAVNRVEASLIFGSRDPALIASKLSGRLRFVLLKKGGEGASLITREGVYDVEAYKEGEVVDTTGAGDVFIAVFNTYFVEGHSMEEALRAASIASGLKVQRRGAQSIPGREEVEERLRGGSIKVTYIKH; from the coding sequence ATGAACACCTATAAACACATATCTATTGGAAACATAAATCTAGATATTTATGTCCTCGTAGAGAACATACCTGGACCCGACGAAGATACGACAGCGAAAGAACTCTATATAGGCCCCGGTGGTGCAGCATCTAATTATGCAGTGACCGTTGCAAGGTTTGGTCATGTGTCTTTCCTCGTTGGGCATCTAGGTGCGCGTGGTCTCGGAGCCTACTTATTAGACTCTTTGAGAAAAAGTGGAATTCGTACTGACTATGTAGTTGTACACCATGATCGGGACCCAGGTATTGTAGTGATACTTGTAGCGCCGGGCGGCGAGCGAGCAATGGCGACAATGAGGGGGGCAAATACATTGCTTAGAGGCGATGAAGCCGAGGGTGCTGAATCGGATATACTACACGTTGCTAGTAGAGAGCCAGAGATAGTTGCGCGTGCAACTGCTACAATAAACGCGAGATTCGTCACCTATGATCCCGGCGGACGTGTAGCTAAGAAGTATGGGCCCACGCTGTTGGAGCAGATAGTTGATAGAGTTGACCTTATTGCAGTTAACCGTGTTGAAGCAAGCCTTATCTTTGGTAGCAGAGACCCTGCACTAATAGCTTCAAAGCTTAGTGGAAGACTTAGGTTTGTTTTGCTGAAGAAAGGGGGAGAAGGTGCCTCATTAATTACCCGCGAAGGTGTATATGATGTCGAAGCATATAAGGAAGGCGAGGTCGTCGACACAACCGGTGCTGGCGACGTCTTCATAGCAGTGTTTAACACGTATTTCGTTGAGGGACATAGTATGGAAGAGGCGCTACGTGCAGCAAGCATTGCTTCAGGGCTCAAGGTGCAGAGGCGTGGGGCGCAAAGTATCCCTGGCAGAGAAGAGGTCGAAGAGAGACTCAGGGGGGGAAGCATCAAAGTCACCTACATCAAGCATTGA
- a CDS encoding YkgJ family cysteine cluster protein, protein MPLTEEDIKRIERLGYRREEFVVIGPDGIPRLRNINGHCFFLDPSTGRCKIYAYRPVGCRLYPLVYAPGKGVVVDPYCPRARSIPKTLIKKYEKYVIELIKKIYGKNVL, encoded by the coding sequence ATGCCGCTTACCGAGGAGGACATAAAGCGTATAGAAAGACTAGGCTATAGGAGAGAAGAGTTCGTCGTCATCGGCCCAGACGGGATTCCCAGATTACGCAATATTAATGGCCACTGTTTCTTCCTTGATCCATCCACGGGAAGGTGTAAGATATACGCCTACAGACCCGTAGGATGTAGACTTTATCCGCTCGTATATGCGCCTGGAAAAGGAGTTGTAGTTGACCCTTATTGTCCTAGAGCAAGATCTATCCCGAAGACTCTTATAAAAAAGTATGAAAAATATGTTATTGAGCTCATAAAGAAAATTTATGGGAAAAATGTGTTATAA
- the gcvPB gene encoding aminomethyl-transferring glycine dehydrogenase subunit GcvPB, which produces MTVLRRGWRQAKWPEPLIYDIGGPQRSGYIIPFREEDDVIRESLGTTPESELAKRGLLREEMPNIPGASEVEVTRHFTRLSQMSYGVDVGPVPLGSCTMKYNPKINEVLTRDPRIAFLHPYQDEETVQGLLEMLYELEKWLAELTGMDRCSLQVPAGAAGELAGALMIRKYFIDKRENRDEMLIPDSAHGTNPASAAMAGFRVIRIPSTEHGTVDLDAIKAVLSAKTAGIMLTNPNTLGIFEDRILEVAEILHENGSLLYYDGANLNGIMGIVRPGDMGFDIVHLNLHKTFSAPHGGGGPGAGVVCAKGELVDYLPRPLIGKKNGKYYWDYKCERCIGRIRAYYGNIIPLVKAYLYIAALGGKGLRETAIQSVINTNYFIALMRDVKGYELPYDPDRPRKHEVVFSAKPLAHDTGVTALDVAKALLDRGLHAPTIYFPLIVEEALMIEFTESEPRREIERYAEVLKEIAETAYRDPNSVKSSPRNTSVGRLDDVYANHPKSVTPTYRVLLRRMHGEQLVL; this is translated from the coding sequence GTGACTGTCCTTCGGAGGGGATGGAGACAAGCCAAATGGCCTGAACCACTTATATACGATATAGGCGGTCCTCAGCGAAGCGGCTACATAATACCTTTTAGAGAAGAAGATGACGTAATTAGAGAGAGCCTTGGAACAACACCTGAATCAGAGCTAGCAAAGCGTGGCCTCTTGAGAGAAGAGATGCCAAACATACCGGGTGCGAGCGAGGTAGAAGTCACACGCCACTTTACTAGGCTAAGTCAGATGAGCTATGGTGTGGACGTTGGCCCTGTCCCCCTAGGCTCGTGCACAATGAAGTATAATCCAAAGATCAATGAGGTCCTTACACGCGACCCTAGGATAGCATTCCTACATCCCTATCAGGACGAGGAGACTGTCCAAGGCCTCCTTGAAATGCTATACGAGCTTGAGAAGTGGCTCGCAGAGCTTACTGGTATGGATCGTTGTAGTCTCCAGGTTCCTGCAGGGGCTGCAGGAGAACTCGCCGGTGCGCTAATGATACGTAAATACTTCATTGATAAGAGGGAGAATAGGGATGAAATGCTGATACCAGATTCGGCCCACGGAACTAACCCAGCAAGCGCGGCTATGGCGGGCTTCCGTGTTATAAGAATACCGTCAACGGAGCATGGGACTGTCGATCTTGACGCAATAAAGGCTGTTCTGAGTGCCAAGACTGCTGGCATAATGCTTACTAATCCAAACACCCTGGGAATATTCGAGGACCGCATACTTGAAGTTGCAGAGATTCTTCACGAGAATGGCTCGCTTCTCTACTATGATGGCGCGAACCTTAACGGTATAATGGGTATTGTACGACCAGGCGATATGGGGTTCGACATTGTTCATCTAAATCTTCACAAGACCTTCTCTGCACCACATGGCGGAGGAGGACCTGGGGCAGGAGTTGTCTGCGCCAAAGGAGAACTTGTTGATTATTTGCCGAGGCCCCTCATAGGTAAGAAGAATGGCAAGTACTACTGGGATTACAAGTGCGAGAGATGTATTGGCAGAATCCGTGCATACTATGGAAATATTATTCCTTTAGTGAAAGCATACCTGTATATTGCTGCTCTTGGCGGGAAAGGGCTGAGGGAAACCGCAATACAGAGCGTAATAAACACCAATTACTTTATAGCATTAATGCGGGATGTAAAGGGCTACGAGCTTCCATACGACCCTGATAGGCCTAGAAAGCACGAAGTAGTTTTCTCAGCAAAGCCGCTGGCACACGATACTGGTGTAACAGCACTAGATGTCGCAAAGGCCTTACTTGATAGAGGGTTACATGCACCAACAATATACTTCCCCCTAATAGTTGAGGAGGCCTTGATGATCGAGTTCACTGAGTCCGAACCTAGGAGAGAAATAGAGCGTTATGCAGAAGTGCTCAAAGAAATAGCTGAAACTGCGTACAGGGATCCCAATAGTGTCAAGTCCTCGCCACGTAACACAAGCGTTGGAAGGCTCGACGATGTCTATGCTAATCACCCGAAGTCGGTCACACCGACCTATAGGGTCCTATTGAGAAGAATGCACGGCGAGCAGCTAGTGCTCTAA
- the gcvPA gene encoding aminomethyl-transferring glycine dehydrogenase subunit GcvPA — protein sequence MTYPWAPSANNRDREEMLRRIGVRDPMDLYRDVPREVTLKEPPSVGFGRMLSEWELRRIIDEKLSRNKYFADPPPFLGGGICFHYVPAVIDAIISRSEFYTAYTPYQPEINQGLLQAFFEYQSLMADLLEMDVVNVSMYDWSTAAAEALLAAMRVTRRRKLLVSSNINPEHMEVIRTWLIGKNVKIEEVGFEKESGKIDINEVEKKIDNETAAIYVETPNFFGVLEENLEAIADKAHEHGALFVVGIEPLSLGIVKPPGRYGADIVVGDAQPLGIGLNYGGPLLGIFATKWDRKLVRQMPGRLIGLTRTIDGTEQGFVMILQTREQHIRREKATSNITSNEALLAVAAAAYLSLLGGRGIRELAKTIWIRSHYTAKRLNEIGVKAPLFDAEFFKEFVARFPKPYREIHRRLLAKGIMGGLDLRDKPPLRDEYSALFCVTEAHSKKDIDRLVEAIGELM from the coding sequence GTGACATATCCCTGGGCACCTTCAGCCAATAACCGCGATAGAGAGGAAATGCTTAGACGCATAGGAGTAAGGGACCCAATGGATCTTTATCGTGACGTGCCGAGAGAGGTCACTCTCAAGGAGCCGCCAAGCGTTGGTTTTGGCAGGATGCTCTCAGAGTGGGAGCTTAGGAGAATAATTGACGAGAAACTTTCAAGAAACAAGTACTTCGCCGATCCACCGCCTTTCCTCGGCGGAGGCATATGTTTTCACTACGTGCCTGCCGTAATTGACGCAATTATTTCGAGAAGCGAGTTCTATACCGCGTATACGCCTTATCAGCCTGAAATTAACCAAGGTCTTCTACAAGCATTCTTTGAGTACCAGAGCCTCATGGCGGATCTCCTTGAAATGGATGTTGTGAACGTCTCTATGTATGATTGGAGCACTGCGGCAGCTGAGGCCTTATTAGCAGCTATGAGGGTTACTCGTCGCCGTAAGCTACTTGTTTCTTCAAATATTAATCCGGAGCACATGGAGGTAATTAGGACATGGCTTATAGGTAAGAACGTCAAAATAGAGGAAGTAGGTTTTGAGAAAGAAAGCGGCAAAATAGATATCAATGAAGTTGAGAAAAAGATTGATAACGAGACAGCCGCTATTTATGTCGAGACACCAAACTTCTTTGGAGTACTTGAGGAGAATCTTGAAGCAATAGCTGATAAGGCGCATGAGCATGGAGCCTTGTTTGTTGTAGGGATAGAGCCTCTCAGTCTAGGTATAGTTAAGCCGCCTGGAAGGTACGGTGCAGACATAGTTGTTGGTGATGCGCAACCGCTTGGGATAGGACTTAACTACGGTGGCCCGCTTCTAGGCATATTTGCTACTAAGTGGGATAGGAAGCTTGTAAGGCAGATGCCGGGCCGGCTCATCGGCCTTACGCGGACAATTGATGGAACGGAACAAGGCTTTGTAATGATACTTCAAACGCGTGAACAACACATACGTAGAGAGAAGGCAACATCCAATATAACTAGTAATGAGGCACTCCTCGCTGTTGCTGCAGCAGCGTACTTGTCTCTTCTCGGAGGCCGCGGTATAAGAGAGTTAGCAAAGACCATATGGATTAGGAGCCACTATACTGCAAAAAGGCTAAATGAAATCGGAGTAAAGGCGCCACTATTTGATGCAGAGTTTTTCAAGGAGTTCGTTGCCCGCTTTCCCAAGCCCTACAGAGAGATACACCGCCGACTTCTAGCAAAGGGCATAATGGGCGGCCTTGATCTCAGGGACAAACCTCCTCTCAGAGACGAGTACTCAGCCCTTTTCTGTGTAACAGAGGCCCATAGTAAGAAAGATATTGATAGACTCGTAGAAGCTATAGGTGAGTTGATGTGA
- a CDS encoding DUF2208 domain-containing protein, with product MLSQRTMMIISQIYIVVLSYAFAAFPRYVWLLFLVYLGLMIGISTYSARSSGGVSVSRQDIERARQLLREENALQLAMEDEELLDLYSKQMKASMISFAIVFLYLPLFWVIRGNYQSLVDGLRGLGVRSEVIAGFIIWLSVFEAMTLLNFLVQRRLGLKAGKPLAPMVPKGFVVTDKGIMLRGSLGKVIGFPLPEGTKVVLNEERNYVEIEEPKGGKIRLYTMKARRLYEILMRYGLRKKEKQ from the coding sequence GTGCTCTCACAGAGAACAATGATGATAATAAGCCAGATCTACATCGTGGTATTATCATATGCTTTTGCTGCTTTTCCGCGTTACGTCTGGTTGTTGTTCCTAGTATACCTAGGGCTCATGATAGGGATAAGTACCTATAGCGCTAGAAGTAGCGGTGGCGTTAGTGTATCGAGACAAGACATTGAGCGTGCGCGGCAGTTATTACGGGAAGAGAATGCGTTACAGCTAGCTATGGAGGACGAAGAGTTATTAGACTTATACTCTAAGCAAATGAAGGCTTCAATGATATCATTTGCAATAGTGTTCCTGTATCTGCCACTGTTCTGGGTTATCCGAGGTAATTATCAGAGTCTAGTGGATGGTCTCCGCGGGCTTGGTGTCCGCAGTGAAGTTATTGCAGGCTTTATAATATGGCTTAGTGTGTTTGAGGCTATGACTCTTTTGAACTTCCTAGTTCAGCGAAGACTAGGCCTTAAGGCTGGAAAGCCGCTTGCACCAATGGTGCCTAAGGGCTTCGTTGTAACAGATAAAGGTATTATGCTCAGAGGTTCTCTTGGGAAGGTTATTGGCTTTCCTCTTCCCGAGGGTACGAAAGTCGTTCTTAACGAGGAGAGGAACTATGTCGAAATAGAGGAGCCTAAGGGTGGGAAGATAAGACTGTATACGATGAAGGCTCGGAGGCTCTATGAGATTCTAATGAGGTATGGGCTAAGAAAGAAGGAAAAACAATAA
- the twy1 gene encoding 4-demethylwyosine synthase TYW1 yields MQEARLRTVRNKRWRYRVEDFPEPYRTLYRILEKQGYIIIGRHSAYKKCHWTHAAIVENRYCYKCKFYGIASHRCIQMTPSALWCWNACLHCWRLRPTDTLSFDETKLPWVDDPDLIVEGSIEAHREAVMGYLGHPKLDDAMRKRIEEAMSPHHAAISLTGEPALYPRLGELIQEYHKRGITTFLVTRGVRPDVLANLEEEPTQLYISIEAWDKKSYEKFNRPLVPRAWELTMKTLELLPSFSSPTVIRFTLVRSFNIHEEALKAWAKMVEISQPTYIELKSYMYVGASRQRLRRDDMLKHIEVLSIAKKFAEMTGYNIVSQQIESRVVLLSRLEKPVRVGEGCPEGWRREKERLEQMLEELKQHENLDELEYRMVTENKI; encoded by the coding sequence ATGCAGGAAGCGAGACTTAGAACAGTTCGCAACAAGAGGTGGAGATACCGAGTAGAAGACTTTCCGGAGCCTTATCGCACACTTTACCGTATACTGGAGAAACAGGGCTATATAATAATAGGCAGACATAGCGCGTACAAGAAATGTCATTGGACCCATGCAGCAATAGTTGAAAATAGGTATTGCTATAAGTGCAAGTTCTACGGAATAGCAAGCCATAGATGTATACAAATGACCCCTTCAGCGCTATGGTGCTGGAACGCATGTCTACACTGCTGGCGCCTACGCCCCACAGATACCCTGTCCTTTGACGAGACTAAGCTTCCATGGGTCGACGACCCTGACCTAATTGTTGAAGGAAGTATCGAGGCGCACAGAGAAGCCGTTATGGGGTACCTAGGACACCCAAAGCTGGATGACGCCATGCGGAAGAGAATAGAAGAAGCAATGAGCCCGCACCACGCAGCTATAAGTCTAACCGGCGAACCCGCACTATATCCACGCCTAGGAGAACTCATACAAGAGTACCATAAGCGCGGAATAACAACATTTCTTGTCACGAGAGGTGTAAGGCCGGATGTCCTAGCAAACCTTGAGGAAGAGCCAACACAGCTCTATATAAGCATTGAGGCCTGGGATAAGAAGAGCTATGAGAAGTTCAATAGACCACTTGTACCAAGAGCCTGGGAACTAACAATGAAGACTCTAGAGCTTCTACCAAGTTTCTCTAGCCCAACCGTAATACGATTCACGCTTGTCCGCAGCTTCAATATACACGAAGAGGCTCTTAAGGCGTGGGCAAAGATGGTGGAGATTTCACAGCCAACCTATATTGAGCTGAAATCCTACATGTATGTTGGCGCCTCAAGGCAAAGACTTAGAAGAGATGACATGCTAAAACACATTGAGGTACTAAGCATTGCCAAGAAGTTTGCCGAAATGACAGGTTACAACATAGTATCCCAGCAGATAGAGAGCAGAGTAGTACTGCTGTCCAGGCTCGAAAAACCGGTACGTGTCGGTGAAGGATGCCCTGAAGGATGGCGCCGTGAAAAAGAAAGGCTCGAACAGATGCTTGAAGAGCTAAAGCAACATGAAAACCTCGATGAGCTTGAATACAGAATGGTTACCGAGAATAAGATATGA
- a CDS encoding MGMT family protein, with the protein MSWKDPHSRREIVYLLTMLVPVGHTVTYSVLAELTGTSPRAIGAYMRANKDIVVVPCHRVVSKTGLGGYSRGLEFKKKLLKIEGAITDNGLTHVIRSVDQFWRVVEEAGEVVTVIDDP; encoded by the coding sequence GTGAGCTGGAAGGACCCCCATTCTCGTAGAGAAATTGTATATTTGCTAACCATGCTGGTCCCTGTGGGTCATACTGTTACCTACTCTGTGCTGGCCGAGCTTACTGGGACTTCACCCCGGGCTATAGGTGCCTATATGCGCGCCAACAAGGATATAGTCGTTGTTCCATGCCACCGTGTCGTATCAAAGACAGGGCTTGGTGGTTATAGCAGGGGCTTAGAGTTTAAGAAAAAATTACTAAAAATCGAGGGCGCAATTACTGATAACGGACTCACACATGTAATAAGAAGTGTTGACCAATTTTGGCGTGTCGTGGAAGAAGCAGGAGAAGTAGTGACAGTAATAGATGACCCCTGA
- a CDS encoding nicotinate phosphoribosyltransferase, which yields MAQPRLYVASPEDIIKGEVTDVYFRRTRKILEEKGLCDVLVRAELHAYSLPKGYEWAVFAGLEEALAILKGKDINVYALPEGTIFQPRIPLMIIEGPYCEFAEFETAILGVLRHESSIATKAARMKLAAGDKPVLFFGLRALHPAVAPMADRAAYLGGCDAVSGTYSEKALGLKPQGTMPHALIIVFGNPVEAWKAFDEVVESDVARVALVDTFYDERYEALLAARTLGERLAAVRLDTPSSRRGNMRQIVEEVRWTLDLHGYKNVKIIVSGGLDEEKIRELRDVADAFGVGTSIAFPPSIDISMDIVEVHKEGKWIPISKRGKLPGAKKVYRCKTLEDIVIPWQEEPKTMCSNGKPPKPLLQLYIERGKLVRDLPSLEQIRSYVLSQLKEIGNSS from the coding sequence TTGGCTCAACCTAGGCTCTATGTCGCGTCTCCCGAAGATATAATCAAGGGAGAAGTCACTGATGTATACTTTAGGCGTACTAGGAAGATTTTGGAGGAAAAAGGCTTATGTGATGTACTGGTTAGGGCAGAACTTCACGCATATAGTCTTCCTAAGGGATATGAATGGGCTGTTTTTGCTGGGCTGGAAGAGGCATTAGCAATTTTAAAAGGCAAGGACATTAATGTCTACGCTTTACCAGAAGGAACGATATTTCAGCCACGAATTCCCTTAATGATCATTGAGGGGCCGTACTGCGAGTTCGCCGAGTTCGAGACCGCAATCCTCGGTGTGCTACGGCACGAATCGAGTATTGCAACAAAAGCTGCCCGTATGAAGCTGGCTGCAGGAGACAAGCCTGTTCTCTTCTTCGGGCTTCGCGCACTCCATCCAGCAGTTGCCCCTATGGCTGATAGGGCAGCCTATCTTGGTGGTTGTGATGCTGTCTCCGGAACTTATTCGGAAAAGGCTCTTGGACTTAAACCACAGGGAACTATGCCCCATGCACTAATAATTGTGTTCGGCAACCCCGTTGAGGCTTGGAAGGCCTTTGACGAAGTTGTTGAGAGCGATGTGGCTCGTGTAGCGCTTGTAGACACGTTTTACGATGAGCGCTATGAAGCACTCTTGGCCGCGAGAACGCTTGGCGAGAGACTAGCTGCCGTAAGGCTTGATACCCCGAGCAGTAGGAGAGGCAACATGCGCCAAATAGTTGAGGAAGTAAGATGGACGCTAGACCTACACGGATACAAGAATGTTAAGATAATAGTGAGTGGAGGGCTTGACGAGGAGAAAATAAGAGAGCTACGAGACGTAGCTGACGCATTCGGAGTTGGAACTTCTATAGCGTTTCCACCCAGCATAGATATAAGCATGGACATAGTGGAGGTGCATAAAGAGGGTAAATGGATACCCATTTCTAAGCGCGGAAAGCTCCCTGGAGCAAAGAAGGTTTATCGGTGCAAAACACTCGAAGACATAGTAATCCCCTGGCAAGAGGAACCAAAGACCATGTGCAGCAACGGCAAGCCACCAAAGCCCCTGCTACAACTCTATATCGAAAGAGGCAAGCTTGTCAGGGACTTACCGAGCCTTGAGCAGATAAGAAGCTACGTACTGTCACAGCTAAAGGAGATTGGCAACTCCAGCTAG
- a CDS encoding secondary thiamine-phosphate synthase enzyme YjbQ: MKTFFKEIVINTSKRLEAINITRYVEEAVRESGIQNGICLVFAPHATAAIIANEFEPGLIDDYIEFIKQVFKPDYRWKHNLIDNNAHAHLASAVIGPSRIFPVKDGRLVRGTWQEIILLELDGPRSSRRIIVEVLGE, translated from the coding sequence TTGAAAACCTTCTTCAAAGAAATCGTGATAAATACATCAAAAAGACTCGAGGCAATAAACATAACTCGCTACGTCGAGGAGGCTGTACGCGAAAGCGGAATACAAAATGGCATTTGCTTAGTATTTGCACCACATGCTACAGCGGCAATAATAGCAAATGAGTTTGAGCCCGGACTCATAGATGATTACATAGAATTCATTAAACAAGTTTTTAAACCAGATTATAGATGGAAACACAACCTTATAGATAACAATGCTCACGCACATCTAGCATCTGCCGTGATAGGGCCTTCACGCATTTTCCCTGTAAAAGACGGTAGACTTGTACGTGGAACATGGCAAGAAATTATTCTCCTAGAGCTTGACGGTCCTCGTAGCTCTAGGAGAATAATAGTAGAGGTTTTGGGTGAGTAA
- a CDS encoding thioredoxin family protein, with the protein MSEDVEKLKMLINEKIKIIEKELGDPLIYATKDDFDRILSKYKVVVVEFSAPWCNPCKAYTPVFKRVARKLANPEKGIVFVYLDTDQAPEIADRYSVDNIPTTIIFVNGHVADVIMGATQESRLEERILNIVKEVFKEQ; encoded by the coding sequence ATGAGCGAGGATGTTGAAAAACTAAAAATGCTTATCAACGAAAAAATAAAGATTATTGAGAAGGAGCTTGGAGACCCACTTATCTATGCAACAAAGGACGATTTTGATAGGATCTTGTCAAAATATAAAGTAGTTGTAGTAGAGTTTTCAGCACCTTGGTGCAATCCGTGCAAAGCCTATACGCCTGTATTCAAAAGAGTTGCACGAAAGCTGGCGAATCCTGAGAAAGGAATAGTCTTTGTCTACCTAGATACTGACCAAGCACCTGAAATAGCTGATAGATACTCGGTTGACAATATACCAACGACCATAATTTTCGTAAATGGACATGTAGCTGACGTAATCATGGGAGCTACTCAGGAATCTCGACTAGAAGAGCGCATACTCAACATAGTTAAAGAGGTTTTTAAGGAACAATAG
- a CDS encoding BtpA/SgcQ family protein — MRSEYRIPGFGLKPLIGVVHLPPLPGSIIGYSGIDRVIEYSVAEAKKLEEAGFDAVILENYSDNPYSVRVNDLVLSSITVIAREVIRETGLKVGISLLRNAGLQGLAAAYAAGAHFVRINAYCEVRVSGEGLLMPISHELEKLRQRLDRHVAVFADVDVKHSSPLGERPLSDVVHDCVSRGRMDAIIVTSRATSEAPSPGYVAAIRQLAKTKPIIIGSGITAENIKAYWNLADGFIVGTYIKHGGSTKMPIDPQRAAKLASVVRELRITAKIAN; from the coding sequence ATGCGATCAGAGTATCGCATTCCGGGTTTTGGACTCAAGCCTTTGATCGGAGTTGTCCATTTACCACCTTTACCTGGCTCAATTATAGGTTATTCGGGTATTGATAGAGTAATAGAATATAGTGTTGCCGAGGCAAAGAAGCTTGAAGAAGCCGGTTTCGACGCTGTAATACTTGAAAATTATTCTGATAATCCCTATTCAGTCAGAGTAAATGACCTTGTTCTATCATCTATTACAGTGATTGCACGAGAAGTCATACGTGAAACTGGGCTAAAAGTCGGAATAAGCTTATTACGAAATGCCGGGCTCCAAGGCCTTGCAGCAGCTTATGCTGCTGGCGCCCACTTTGTGAGAATAAACGCGTACTGCGAAGTAAGAGTGTCCGGCGAGGGCTTGCTGATGCCGATATCTCATGAGCTTGAGAAATTAAGACAAAGACTCGATAGACATGTTGCCGTCTTTGCCGACGTAGATGTAAAACATAGTAGTCCTTTAGGAGAGAGGCCACTTAGCGACGTAGTTCATGACTGCGTATCCCGAGGGAGAATGGATGCAATCATAGTAACAAGTCGTGCCACCTCGGAAGCCCCAAGCCCAGGCTACGTTGCAGCAATACGTCAACTAGCTAAAACAAAGCCAATAATAATAGGCAGTGGTATAACAGCCGAAAATATAAAGGCTTACTGGAACCTCGCAGACGGCTTCATAGTCGGCACATACATAAAGCACGGCGGCTCAACAAAAATGCCTATTGATCCGCAACGTGCAGCCAAATTGGCCTCAGTAGTCAGAGAGCTAAGAATAACAGCAAAGATAGCGAACTAA
- the gatC gene encoding Asp-tRNA(Asn)/Glu-tRNA(Gln) amidotransferase subunit GatC, giving the protein MSKEDDEITRLAWLSRITLDDDTRKRITERMNAARKIVDRLLQANVEGIEPLYHPQEGQAGFLRRDEPSSRDFDLDTALKNAARTEEKFIVAPRTVEE; this is encoded by the coding sequence GTGAGCAAAGAAGACGACGAGATTACTCGTCTTGCATGGTTAAGCCGAATAACACTTGATGATGATACTAGAAAGCGTATCACCGAGAGGATGAATGCCGCTAGGAAAATTGTTGACAGGCTCCTCCAGGCGAACGTTGAGGGTATAGAGCCTCTTTATCACCCACAAGAGGGGCAAGCCGGGTTCCTTAGAAGGGATGAACCCAGCAGCCGTGATTTTGACCTCGACACTGCTTTGAAGAATGCGGCACGCACTGAGGAGAAGTTCATAGTAGCGCCTAGAACCGTTGAGGAATAA